A genomic stretch from Helianthus annuus cultivar XRQ/B chromosome 1, HanXRQr2.0-SUNRISE, whole genome shotgun sequence includes:
- the LOC110872458 gene encoding myosin-4 produces MAALSTLELMLHDLQSKESLDHYGDHGKIPMLPQRPVSKARIPTNRARRAVLSFHMHEFGGKTKKEFVDSRSKRDGFEFIEGGVTFSKNLMKNGGEEKDEKGIIGIQKSFRGYQARSHYHMLKDAIITLQSFIRGEKARKEFQNSTKRCIQTHIDQEFVWKPLRNQETTIIYLQSVVRAWLSRRHLGSTGTAANKITKEAEELHEENIQKLEHVKVSQSYIRNLEQQVVKTEAALRHKERENSNLELQIQQIDRKWELHNAKMNSKEKIWQDEFTSIQVNLESTRETKSNEIIHFPQKPTRHQDHYMKTNLTIRHILELQENNSDFQVDNTLESRKGRKQELRKLKGRFRAWIKEFKARLHDVKKTLDRFEDGQTERVHKTCFHR; encoded by the exons ATGGCTGCTTTAAGCACCCTTGAACTCATGCTTCATGACCTTCAAAGCAAAGAAAGTCTTGACCACTATGGTGATCATGGAAAAATACCGATGTTGCCCCAACGTCCTGTTTCCAAGGCTCGGATACCGACCAATCGAGCTAGAAGGGCAGTTTTGTCATTTCACATGCATGAGTTTGGTGGCAAGACGAAGAAAGAGTTTGTAGATAGCCGAAGCAAGAGAGATGGTTTTGAATTCATTGAAGGTGGTGTTACTTTTAGTAAG AATCTAATGAAAAACGGTGGAGAGGAAAAAGATGAGAAGGGCATAATCGGAATCCAAAAAAGTTTCCGTGGGTACCAAGCACGCTCTCATTATCACATGCTTAAGGATGCGATTATTACACTTCAATCAT TTATTCGTGGTGAAAAGGCAAGAAAAGAGTTTCAAAATTCGACCAAAAGGTGCATACAAACACACATTGATCAGGAGTTCGTTTGGAAACCATTGAGGAATCAGGAGACAACGATCATTTATTTGCAATCAG TGGTTCGAGCTTGGTTAAGTCGAAGACACCTTGGCTCTACAGGAACCGCGGCCAATAAAATTACAAAAGAAGCCGAAGAATTACACGAAGAGAACATACAAAAATTG GAGCATGTCAAGGTGTCACAATCCTACATTCGCAACCTTGAACAACAAGTTGTAAAGACCGAGGCTGCCTTGCGACACAAGGAACGGGAAAACTCTAACTTGGAGCTCCAAATCCAACAAATCGATAGGAAATGGGAGTTGCACAACGCTAAAATGAATTCAAAGGAGAAAATATGGCAAGATGAGTTCACTTCTATTCAA GTAAACTTGGAATCAACTCGAGAAACAAAGTCGAATGAGATCATTCATTTTCCTCAAAAACCTACTCGACACCAAGACCATTACATGAAAACGAATCTTACGATTAGACATATACTTGAGCTCCAAGAAAATAATTCCGATTTTCAAGTGGACAATACTTTGGAGTCAAGAAAAGGCCGAAAACAGGAGCTTAGAAAGTTGAAGGGTCGGTTTAGGGCATGGATAAAAGAGTTTAAAGCTCGGTTACACGACGTAAAGAAAACACTTGATAGATTTGAGGATGGTCAAACCGAAAGAGTCCATAAAACTTGCTTTCATAGATGA